One Nocardia farcinica genomic region harbors:
- the dnaG gene encoding DNA primase, translating into MAGRLPDRDIAAIRDRVRIEDVVGEYVALKRAGADSMKGLCPFHDEKSPSFHVRPNHGLFHCFGCGEGGDVYKFLQKIEHIGFVEAVEQLADRVGYQINYEGGGTSVQRDRGTRARLVAANAAAHEFYMAQLAEPEAEAARKYLTDRDFDAAAARLFGCGYAPAGWDTLTKHLLRKGFEFKELEAAGLSRQGKRGPIDRFHRRLLWPIRNLGGEVIGFGARKLFDDDTMPGKYVNTPETLLYKKSQVLFGLDHAKREIAKSRQAVVVEGYTDVMAMHLAGVKTAVASCGTAFGDEHMAILRRLLMDDNFWRGEIIYTFDGDAAGQAAAIKAFSGDQKLAGQTYIAIAPDGQDPCELRQRSGDAAVRDLVARRTPLYEFVIRGLLAEHDLDTVEGQVEALRRAVPVVAQIKDNATRKAYATRLAGWVGWDDIQTVVRRVGEEAKRGRTGIAPRRAPAAPAKVAEHPAARPNPNDPVLLPQRQSLCAALQYPAIAGAVFDALEPEAFTHPAYAAIRTMIAEAGGASCGLSGAEWVNAVADATDDLTLRALVSELAGAQLPVKSVNDIPRFITGVLARAQEAYVGRQIATLKSKLQRLSANDQTDEYLALFGDLVALEQYRKSLEAQAMGNSDDFAAG; encoded by the coding sequence CGCCCTGAAACGGGCGGGCGCGGACTCGATGAAGGGCCTGTGCCCCTTCCACGACGAGAAGTCCCCGTCGTTCCACGTGCGGCCCAACCACGGCCTGTTCCACTGCTTCGGCTGCGGTGAGGGCGGCGACGTCTACAAATTCCTGCAGAAGATCGAGCACATCGGCTTCGTCGAAGCCGTCGAACAGCTCGCCGACCGAGTCGGCTACCAGATCAACTACGAGGGCGGCGGCACCTCGGTGCAGCGCGACCGCGGCACCCGCGCCCGCCTGGTCGCCGCCAACGCCGCCGCGCACGAGTTCTACATGGCGCAGCTGGCCGAACCCGAGGCCGAAGCCGCCCGCAAGTACCTCACCGACCGCGATTTCGACGCCGCCGCCGCGCGCCTGTTCGGCTGCGGCTACGCCCCCGCCGGCTGGGACACCCTCACCAAACATCTGCTGCGCAAGGGCTTCGAATTCAAGGAACTCGAGGCCGCCGGGCTGTCCCGGCAGGGTAAGCGCGGCCCCATCGACCGCTTCCACCGCCGCCTGCTGTGGCCGATCCGCAATCTCGGCGGCGAGGTCATCGGGTTCGGCGCGCGCAAGCTCTTCGACGACGACACCATGCCCGGCAAATACGTCAACACGCCGGAAACGCTGCTGTACAAGAAGTCCCAGGTGTTGTTCGGCCTCGACCACGCCAAGCGCGAGATCGCCAAGAGCCGCCAGGCCGTCGTCGTCGAGGGCTACACCGATGTGATGGCGATGCACCTGGCCGGGGTGAAGACCGCCGTCGCCTCCTGCGGCACCGCCTTCGGCGACGAGCACATGGCCATCCTGCGCAGGCTGCTCATGGACGACAACTTCTGGCGCGGCGAGATCATCTACACCTTCGACGGCGACGCGGCCGGGCAGGCGGCGGCGATCAAGGCGTTCTCCGGCGACCAGAAGCTGGCCGGGCAGACCTACATCGCCATCGCCCCCGACGGTCAGGACCCCTGCGAACTGCGCCAGCGCAGCGGCGACGCCGCCGTGCGCGACCTCGTCGCGCGCCGGACCCCGTTGTACGAGTTCGTGATCCGCGGCCTGCTGGCCGAGCACGATCTCGACACGGTGGAGGGCCAGGTCGAGGCGCTGCGGCGGGCGGTGCCCGTGGTCGCCCAGATCAAGGACAACGCCACCCGCAAGGCCTACGCCACCCGGCTGGCCGGCTGGGTCGGCTGGGACGACATCCAGACCGTCGTGCGGCGCGTCGGTGAGGAGGCCAAGCGCGGCCGCACCGGCATCGCCCCGCGCCGCGCCCCCGCCGCCCCCGCCAAGGTCGCCGAACATCCGGCCGCGCGCCCCAACCCCAACGACCCCGTCCTGCTGCCGCAGCGCCAAAGCCTCTGCGCCGCACTGCAATACCCGGCGATCGCGGGCGCCGTCTTCGACGCGCTCGAACCGGAAGCCTTCACCCACCCCGCCTACGCCGCGATCCGCACCATGATCGCCGAGGCGGGCGGGGCCTCCTGCGGGCTCAGCGGCGCCGAATGGGTCAACGCCGTCGCCGACGCCACCGACGACCTCACCCTGCGCGCCCTGGTCTCCGAACTCGCCGGCGCGCAACTGCCGGTCAAGAGCGTCAACGACATTCCCCGCTTCATCACCGGCGTGCTCGCTCGCGCCCAGGAAGCCTACGTCGGCCGGCAGATCGCCACGCTGAAGTCCAAGCTGCAGCGCCTGTCCGCCAACGACCAGACCGACGAATACCTCGCGCTGTTCGGCGATCTCGTCGCGCTCGAGCAGTATCGCAAGAGCCTGGAAGCCCAGGCGATGGGCAACTCCGACGACTTCGCCGCGG